The genomic stretch TACCCAAGTGCGGATCCCGGCCAGGTGTCCGCCTTCACCGGCGACCGGTCGAACAGCTGGGATACGACGATCGGCGCGCTCAACACCTTTCTACAGGGTGATTCGCCAGTATTTTTCTTCAATAACAACCAAACCAAGAGCGATGGCACGGCGTCGGAGTCCCTGGCGGCCTGGGCGCAAATCACCTTGAGGGATTCGCTCGGCAACTTGATCTCATGGACCAACCCGTTGACCGGGTTGGTAGAGGACGCCATCTTCGATTTCACCAACAACAATAAGCCCTACAACCTTGTCTCCCAGGGCGGCGGCGGCACCTTCCTGGGTAATGTAGGCGGTTACACGTCCGACGGCAGCGGTCCCGACGGTAACACCAATGACAATACCGACTATGTGCTGTCCGGCGGGGCTATATGCGTGGCTGGCGGACCCGTACCGGTGCCCGTGCCCTGCGGAAGCCCGGGCGCTTCCGCGCCTATCGACCACAACCTGGGTGCGGATCACGCGGCCTACGCCATCATTTTTCCCGAGTTGAACCTGCTCCTTGCGCAGTTGATCTCGGCTGAGATGTTCGACTTCGTCATGAGTGTGGACTTCCGTTTCGGGTGTGATCCGATCCTGTTCGGCACCAACAAGGACGCTGAAATCTGCACTGGCGCGCTGTCCGGCCATGGCAAGAATCTGAACAACGGCTACGAGCAGTTGTTCCTGGCTCGCGTAAGCGCCGTTCCGCCGCCGCCGCCGCCGGGCGTTGCCAATCCCGGAAGCCTGGCCCTGATGGCCGGTGGCCTGCTGATGCTGGGTGGCATGTTGCGCCGTCGGGGACAACAGCCAGTCGCCTGACGCTGAAGACGATTTCGAGTTTCATGCAAAAAGAGGGCGCCTGACAGGCGCCCTCTTTTTTTGTGTCTGGGCTTTAATGCCACGGTGGCGTGTATCGGCCAACCGAACAGCTACCTGGCATCAAAGCATGGGCGGAAACCGACAGTCACCAGCCCGTCGGCACACGCCTCGGCAGACTGCCATTCCCTGGGTAAGTCAGGAGAACGCGTTTGAGTTGGTAGGGTCTACCGGGTGCCTACAAGTACGCCGCCATGCCGCCGTCCACATCCAGCTGGGTACCGGTGACGTAACTGGCGGCGTCCGAGGCCAGAAACAGAGCCACGTTGCCGACTTCCTGCGGCTGCGCAATGCGGCCGATGGGCACGTGGTAGTGCTCGGCGGTAGACTTCAAAAATGCCTCGTAGCTGCCCTTTCTGGGGTCGTGCCAGGTACGCCAGGCCGGGGTCTCGACCAGGCCCAGACCGATGGCGTTGGCGCGGATGCCCTTGCCGGAGTACTCCTTGGCCAGCAACTTGGTAAACGCCAGGCAACCGGCGCGCACCACGCTGGAGGCGTAGAAACTCACGTCCGGCTGGCGGGCGAAGATGGCGTTGATGTTGATGATGCTGCCACCACCGCGCTTGAGCATGAGCGGCACCGCGGCACGTGCGCTGCGGATCATGGCCATCAGCTTGACGTCGAATTCCTTGTGCCACTGGGCGTCGCTGAGGCTCGCCAGGGTGCCGGATTCCGTGGTGGCGGCGTTGTTAACCAACACATCGATGCCGCCAAAACGTTGGCTGACTTCCGCCAGCAGGCGCTCGACATCCTGCGGCTGGCCAACGTCGGCGCGGATGCCGACGATGCGCTCGCCATAGCGCGCGCGCCATTTTTCGACCTCGACCTTCAGGCCGGCCTCGTCGCGGGCGCAGGTGACCACGCTGGCACCGGCGGCAAGAAAGGTCTCGGTAATGCAGTGGCCAATGCCCTGCCGGCCGCCGGTAACCACGGCGATCTTGTCCTTGAGGCTAAGCTCCATTGCGATCTCCTGCCGACGCGGTTTATTTGAGCGAGGTCCACACGGTCTTGATCTCGGTGTACATGGCGATGCCCTCCTCGCCGTTCTCACGGCCCAGGCCGGACATCTTGTAACCGCCAAACGGTGCCGCGGCATCGAGCACGCCATAGGCGTTGATGTACACGGTGCCGGCCTTCAGGGCGCGCGCGACACGGTGCGCCTTGCCGATGTTCTGTGTCCACAGGCCGGCCGCCAGGCCGTACTGGCTGTCGTTGGCCTGGGCCAGGAGATCGGCCTCGTCCTCGAACGGAATGACCGCCAGTACCGGGCCGAAGATTTCTTCCTGCGCGACGCGCATGTTGTTGGTGACATCGGCCAGCACCGTTGGCTGATAGAAAAAACCACGCCCCCCGATGTCGGCCGGGGCGCCGCCGGTCACCACGCGCGCGCCTTCGGACACGCCAAGCTTCACGTACTCGTCCACGCGCTTCCAGTGCTGCTCGGACACCAGCGCGCCAACGCGGGTGTCCTCGGCAAACGGGTCGCCCACTTTCATGCGCGCAGCGGCCTGGGTCGCCGCCTCCAGTGCCTGCTCGTACAGGGGTTTTTCGACGAACAAGCGCGAACCGGCAATGCACACCTCGCCCTGGTTATAGAAGATTGCCGCGCCGACGGCGCGCATGGCCGCCTTCAGATCGGCATCGGCAAAGATGATGTGCGGCGACTTGCCGCCCAGCTCCAGGCTGATGCGCTTAAGCGTGCCGGCGGCCTGGCGCATGATGTGCTGACCGGTGCCAGTGCTGCCGGTAAACGCGATCTTGTCGACGCCGGGGTGGTTGATCAAAACCTCACCGGCCTCGGTGCCGATACCCGACACGATATTGACCACCCCCGGCGGAAAGCCGGCCTCGGCCAGGAACTGCCCCAGGTACAGCGCCGTCAGCGGCGTTTGCTCGGCGGGCTTGAGCACTACCGTGTTGCCGGCCGCCAGTGCCGGGGCCAGCTTCATCACCGCCATGAACAGCGGGAAGTTCCACGGCACGATCTGGCCGATGACGCCGATCGGCTCGCGGATGGTGTAGGTCAGAAACGGCCCGCGCACCGGCACCGTCTCGCCACGCAGCTTGGTCGGCCAGCCGGCGTAGTAGCGCAGCGTCTGCACCGACAGCGGCAAATCGATCTTGCGCGCGTCGCC from Immundisolibacter sp. encodes the following:
- a CDS encoding SDR family NAD(P)-dependent oxidoreductase; amino-acid sequence: MELSLKDKIAVVTGGRQGIGHCITETFLAAGASVVTCARDEAGLKVEVEKWRARYGERIVGIRADVGQPQDVERLLAEVSQRFGGIDVLVNNAATTESGTLASLSDAQWHKEFDVKLMAMIRSARAAVPLMLKRGGGSIININAIFARQPDVSFYASSVVRAGCLAFTKLLAKEYSGKGIRANAIGLGLVETPAWRTWHDPRKGSYEAFLKSTAEHYHVPIGRIAQPQEVGNVALFLASDAASYVTGTQLDVDGGMAAYL
- a CDS encoding aldehyde dehydrogenase family protein, whose product is MIPFEKLTAPTRLYINGEYQDAEGGARFDNINPATGESLGQVAKGTAADIDRAVKAARAAFESSTWANLAAADRERLLHRLADLIEHNTDTLAALETYDTGKPFGDARKIDLPLSVQTLRYYAGWPTKLRGETVPVRGPFLTYTIREPIGVIGQIVPWNFPLFMAVMKLAPALAAGNTVVLKPAEQTPLTALYLGQFLAEAGFPPGVVNIVSGIGTEAGEVLINHPGVDKIAFTGSTGTGQHIMRQAAGTLKRISLELGGKSPHIIFADADLKAAMRAVGAAIFYNQGEVCIAGSRLFVEKPLYEQALEAATQAAARMKVGDPFAEDTRVGALVSEQHWKRVDEYVKLGVSEGARVVTGGAPADIGGRGFFYQPTVLADVTNNMRVAQEEIFGPVLAVIPFEDEADLLAQANDSQYGLAAGLWTQNIGKAHRVARALKAGTVYINAYGVLDAAAPFGGYKMSGLGRENGEEGIAMYTEIKTVWTSLK